The region CCAGCTACGACCCCGAGACCAACACCATCATCGTCGGCACCGGCAACCCGGCGCCCTGGAACACCTGGGAACGCTCCGAAGGCGACAATTTCCAGGACTTCGACTCGCTCTATACCTCTGGTCAGGCCTACGTGAACCCGACCGACGGCGAGATCATTGGCTTCTACCAGCACACGCCGAACGACGCATGGGACTTCTCGGGCAACAACGAGCTGGTGCTCTTCGACTTCACCGACAAGGACGGCAAGCAGCACCGCGCCGCCGCCCACGCCGACCGGAACGGCTTTTTCTACGTGACCGACATCGACGCGCTGTCGGATCGCAACGGCGAAAGCATCAACCGTCCGACTGCCCTGCTGAATGCCTTCCCCTTCGTGGACGACATCACATGGGCCAAGGGGATCGACCTTGAAACCGGGCGTCCCATCGAGGTCGAGGGCCAGCGTCCGCCGCTGCCCGCAGAGGGCGAGACCAAGGGCGCCACGATCCAGGTCACCCCGCCGTTCCTCGGCGGCAAGAACTGGAACCCGATGGCCTACAGCCAGAAGACCGGCCTGTTCTACGTGCCCGCCAACAACTGGACAGAGGACTACTGGACCGAGACCGTCACCTATAACGCCGGGGCCGCCTACCTTGGTCAGGGCTTCCGCATCAAGCGGCTGCATGACGACCACATCGGCACCCTGCGCGCCTACGATCCCGCCACCGGCGAGAAGAAGTGGGAGCACAACGAGGAATTCCCGCTCTGGGCCGGCGTGATGGCCACGGCGGGCGACCTCGTGTTCACCGGCACCTCGGACGGCTACGTCAAGGCCTTCCATTCCGAGACGGGCAAGCAGCTGTGGGAGTTCAACACCGGTTCGGGCATCATCTCGCAGCCCGTGACCTGGGAACTGGACGGCAAGCAGTACCTCGGCATCGCCTCGGGCTATGGCGGCGCGGTGCCGCTCTGGGGTGGCGACATGGCGACGCTGACTACGCAGGTCAGCCAGGGCGGATCGTTCTGGGTCTTCGAGATCCCCGACGAACTGCTGGCCAGCGCTGAATAAGACCGATGACGGGCGGCTTTCGGGCCGCCCCCCTGTTTCCACGGGAGAGTACAGAGATGAAGACGTTCCTTCTGGGCGCGGTCGCGGCCCTGTCGTTGGCCAGCGGGGCGCAGGCCGAGCAGTCCAAAACCCAGCGATTGCAGGCGGCCGCCACGACCTATCCGATCATCGTCGACACCGAAGAGCCGCGTGAAGGCCCGCTGGTCATCGATGGCTGCGAGCTGAAACCGGGCGCCGACTGTCCCGGCGTCGATCTCAGCCATGCCGACCTGCGCGGCATCCAGCTGATGGGCGCCAACCTGCGCGGCGCCAAGCTGACGCGGGCCAACCTCTACAATGCCACGCTGAAGGGTGCCGATTTCTCGGGGGCGGACCTGCGCGGCGCGACGCTGACCAAGTCGCACATGCAGGGGATGGTCGCGCGCGGCGCCGACTTCACCGGCGCCAACATGGACTTCTCGCGCCTCGCGGGGGCCAAGTTCCACGGCGCCAACCTGACCGCCATCTCGATGGAGGCCAGCTGGGCGCCCAAGATCCGCCTTGTCGGCGCGACCATCAAGGCCTCGAACCTGCAGGAGTCCAAGTTCTACGACGCGGACTTTGGCGAGGCGGTCATGGAGGGCA is a window of Ponticoccus alexandrii DNA encoding:
- a CDS encoding PQQ-dependent methanol/ethanol family dehydrogenase — its product is MNGLLKTTVASLSLLALTSAPALADVTWEDIMADHETTTDVLMYGMGNNAQRYSSLTQINAENVQHMRPAWAFSFGDEKQRGQEAQAIVHDGVIYITGSYSRMWALDAKTGERLWKFEARLPEDIRPCCDVVNRGAAIYGDKVYFGTLDASIYALDKNTGKVVWREKFGDHKIGYTMTGAPTIVKDAESGRVMLIHGSSGDEFGVVGKLYARDVDTGEEIWMRPFVEGHMGKLAGADSTTTGDPDAPSWPMNEEGTDKKESWYHGGGAPWQSASYDPETNTIIVGTGNPAPWNTWERSEGDNFQDFDSLYTSGQAYVNPTDGEIIGFYQHTPNDAWDFSGNNELVLFDFTDKDGKQHRAAAHADRNGFFYVTDIDALSDRNGESINRPTALLNAFPFVDDITWAKGIDLETGRPIEVEGQRPPLPAEGETKGATIQVTPPFLGGKNWNPMAYSQKTGLFYVPANNWTEDYWTETVTYNAGAAYLGQGFRIKRLHDDHIGTLRAYDPATGEKKWEHNEEFPLWAGVMATAGDLVFTGTSDGYVKAFHSETGKQLWEFNTGSGIISQPVTWELDGKQYLGIASGYGGAVPLWGGDMATLTTQVSQGGSFWVFEIPDELLASAE
- a CDS encoding pentapeptide repeat-containing protein — encoded protein: MKTFLLGAVAALSLASGAQAEQSKTQRLQAAATTYPIIVDTEEPREGPLVIDGCELKPGADCPGVDLSHADLRGIQLMGANLRGAKLTRANLYNATLKGADFSGADLRGATLTKSHMQGMVARGADFTGANMDFSRLAGAKFHGANLTAISMEASWAPKIRLVGATIKASNLQESKFYDADFGEAVMEGNNIRYAIWEGAHMENCSGCPFDW